The proteins below come from a single Burkholderia sp. FERM BP-3421 genomic window:
- the mltA gene encoding murein transglycosylase A, translated as MKVSRASASSDSSAKMSIGYSSNRSDMAVSIKNEHCRWFGPRLAGWAAAIVTAALLAACGGAPVRQGARPPGGAAIVPGQIAAERLTPVAWQQVPGWQDDTLIGATIALRQNCTRLARQANWRRACAAAEQIDDLDPGGARTFFETYFTPFQFANNDGTLDGLVTGYYEPLLRGSRVRRGPYQYALYRWPAGYRAGAALPARSQLMRSGLLNGNELVWVDDPIEAFFLQVQGSGRVVLDDGAVMRVGYGGTNNQPYRSIGKWLLDRGELGAGQATMQGIKAWARANPARVDALLDTNPRFVFFREMPSSESVPQGGADGPVGALGVPLTPERSIAVDPSAIPLGTPVFLQTTRPLTNTPMNRLVFAQDTGSAIKGGVRADYFWGLGDDAGDQAGRMKQVGRMWLLLPKS; from the coding sequence ATGAAAGTGAGCAGGGCGAGCGCCAGCAGCGATTCCAGCGCGAAGATGAGCATCGGGTATTCGTCGAACAGATCAGACATGGCGGTTTCCATCAAGAACGAACATTGTAGGTGGTTTGGGCCGCGGCTGGCCGGTTGGGCAGCCGCGATCGTCACGGCGGCGCTGCTGGCCGCGTGCGGCGGCGCACCGGTCCGGCAGGGCGCACGGCCGCCCGGCGGCGCGGCGATCGTGCCCGGGCAGATCGCGGCGGAGCGGCTCACGCCGGTCGCGTGGCAGCAGGTGCCGGGCTGGCAGGACGATACCCTGATCGGCGCGACGATCGCCCTGCGACAAAATTGCACACGCCTCGCGCGCCAGGCGAACTGGCGGCGCGCGTGCGCGGCGGCCGAGCAGATCGACGACCTCGATCCCGGCGGCGCACGCACGTTTTTCGAAACCTACTTCACGCCGTTCCAGTTCGCGAACAACGACGGCACGCTCGACGGGCTCGTCACCGGCTATTACGAGCCGCTGCTGCGCGGCTCGCGGGTGCGGCGCGGCCCGTACCAGTACGCGCTGTACCGCTGGCCGGCGGGCTATCGCGCCGGCGCGGCGCTGCCCGCGCGGTCGCAGCTCATGCGCTCGGGGCTGCTGAACGGCAACGAGCTGGTGTGGGTCGACGATCCGATCGAGGCGTTCTTCCTGCAGGTGCAGGGCTCGGGGCGCGTGGTGCTCGACGACGGCGCGGTGATGCGGGTCGGCTACGGCGGCACCAACAACCAGCCTTACCGGTCGATCGGCAAGTGGCTGCTCGATCGCGGCGAGCTGGGCGCGGGCCAGGCGACGATGCAGGGGATCAAGGCCTGGGCGCGTGCGAACCCGGCGCGGGTCGACGCGCTGCTCGACACGAATCCGCGATTCGTGTTCTTCCGCGAGATGCCGTCGTCGGAGAGCGTGCCGCAGGGCGGCGCGGACGGTCCGGTCGGCGCGCTGGGCGTGCCGCTCACGCCGGAGCGCTCGATCGCGGTGGATCCGTCGGCGATTCCGCTCGGCACGCCGGTGTTCCTGCAGACCACGCGGCCGCTGACCAACACGCCGATGAACCGCCTGGTGTTCGCGCAGGACACCGGCAGCGCGATCAAGGGCGGCGTGCGCGCCGATTACTTCTGGGGGCTCGGCGACGATGCGGGAGACCAGGCTGGCCGGATGAAGCAGGTGGGCCGGATGTGGCTGCTGTTGCCCAAGTCCTGA
- the paaK gene encoding phenylacetate--CoA ligase PaaK produces the protein MTTPTPLPLDPIETASRDELLALQLERLKWSLDHAYRNSPVYRAKFDAAGVHPGDLQSLADLARFPFTTKDDLRENYPFGMFAVPQERISRIHASSGTTGKPTVVGYTARDIDTWANLVARSIRAAGARRGDKVHISYGYGLFTGGLGAHYGAERAGLTVIPFGGGQTEKQVQLIRDFRPDIIMVTPSYMLSIADELERQGVDPRECSLRIGIFGAEPWTNDMRAAIEQRMGIDAVDIYGLSEVIGPGVASECVETKDGPTIWEDHFYPEVIDPETGEVLPDGELGELVFTSLTKEALPIVRYRTRDLTRLLPGTARPMRRMEKITGRSDDMMIVRGVNVFPTQIEEQLLKQRALAPHYQIILTREGALDVLTLNVEPCPDTAPDSTALDHAKRALAHDIKGLIGVTAVINVLPVNGIERSVGKARRIIDKRRA, from the coding sequence ATGACGACCCCGACCCCGCTCCCGCTCGACCCGATCGAGACCGCCAGCCGCGACGAACTGCTCGCGCTGCAGCTCGAACGCCTCAAGTGGTCGCTCGACCACGCCTATCGCAATTCGCCCGTCTACCGCGCCAAGTTCGACGCGGCCGGCGTCCACCCCGGCGACCTGCAATCGCTCGCCGATCTCGCGCGCTTTCCGTTCACGACCAAGGACGACCTGCGCGAGAACTATCCGTTCGGCATGTTCGCGGTGCCGCAGGAGCGGATCTCGCGGATCCACGCGTCGTCGGGCACGACCGGCAAGCCCACCGTGGTCGGCTACACGGCGCGCGACATCGATACCTGGGCCAACCTCGTCGCCCGCTCGATCCGCGCGGCGGGCGCCCGGCGCGGCGACAAGGTGCACATCAGCTACGGCTACGGGCTCTTCACGGGCGGCCTCGGCGCGCACTACGGCGCGGAGCGGGCCGGGCTCACCGTGATCCCGTTCGGCGGCGGCCAGACGGAAAAGCAGGTGCAGCTGATCCGCGACTTCCGCCCCGACATCATCATGGTCACGCCGAGCTACATGCTGTCGATCGCCGACGAACTCGAGCGGCAGGGCGTCGATCCGCGCGAATGCTCGCTGCGCATCGGCATCTTCGGCGCCGAGCCGTGGACCAACGACATGCGCGCCGCGATCGAGCAGCGGATGGGCATCGATGCGGTCGACATCTACGGCCTGTCCGAAGTGATCGGCCCGGGCGTCGCCTCCGAGTGCGTCGAGACCAAGGACGGCCCGACCATCTGGGAAGATCATTTCTACCCCGAAGTCATCGACCCCGAAACGGGCGAGGTGCTGCCCGACGGCGAGCTGGGCGAACTGGTCTTCACGTCGCTGACCAAGGAAGCGCTGCCGATCGTCCGCTACCGCACCCGCGACCTCACGCGCCTGCTGCCCGGCACCGCCCGCCCGATGCGCCGGATGGAAAAGATCACGGGCCGCTCGGACGACATGATGATCGTGCGCGGCGTCAACGTCTTCCCGACCCAGATCGAGGAACAACTGCTCAAGCAGCGCGCGCTCGCGCCGCACTACCAGATCATCCTGACCCGCGAAGGCGCGCTCGACGTCCTGACACTCAACGTGGAGCCGTGTCCGGACACCGCGCCCGACTCGACCGCGCTCGACCACGCGAAGCGCGCGCTCGCGCACGACATCAAGGGGCTGATCGGCGTGACCGCGGTCATCAACGTGCTGCCCGTCAACGGCATCGAGCGCTCGGTCGGCAAGGCCCGGCGCATCATCGACAAGCGCCGCGCCTGA
- the paaI gene encoding hydroxyphenylacetyl-CoA thioesterase PaaI, which produces MAASAPDAPSADALARAVAEAMYEADACSRALGIELVEVRPGYARMRMPVRPDFLNGHQICHGGLIFTLADSTFAFACNTYNINTVAAGCAIEFLRPAAGGDVLTAEAEEQALSGRHGIYDIRVTNQAGDLVAMFRGKSAQIRGTVLGAQP; this is translated from the coding sequence ATGGCCGCTTCCGCACCCGACGCCCCGTCCGCCGACGCCCTCGCTCGCGCGGTCGCGGAGGCCATGTATGAGGCGGACGCCTGCAGCCGCGCGCTCGGCATCGAGCTGGTCGAGGTCCGCCCCGGCTACGCGCGCATGCGCATGCCGGTGCGGCCCGACTTCCTGAACGGACACCAGATCTGTCACGGCGGGCTGATCTTCACGCTTGCGGACTCGACCTTCGCGTTCGCGTGCAATACCTACAACATCAATACCGTCGCAGCCGGCTGCGCGATCGAGTTCCTGCGGCCGGCGGCGGGCGGCGATGTACTGACCGCCGAAGCCGAGGAGCAGGCGCTGAGCGGCCGGCACGGCATCTACGACATCCGCGTCACGAACCAGGCGGGCGACCTGGTGGCGATGTTCCGGGGGAAATCGGCACAGATCAGGGGAACGGTGCTCGGCGCGCAACCCTAG
- the paaG gene encoding 2-(1,2-epoxy-1,2-dihydrophenyl)acetyl-CoA isomerase PaaG produces MSYETIRIEIDPAARVATITLNRPDKLNSFTRAMHAELLSALGDAQAAQVRALVLTGAGRAFCAGQDLADLDFTPGAMSDLGALIDAHFNPLVRRLQALPFPVIAAVNGTAAGAGANLAFACDLVLAARSSSFIQSFVKIGLVPDSGGTWFLPQRAGLARALGLALTGDKLGAEQAEQWGLIWRSVDDAALMATAAQLAAQLAQQPTRAIAAIKQAMRAGVTNTLDAQLDLERDLQRELGQSHDYAEGVQAFIEKRAPRFEGR; encoded by the coding sequence ATGTCCTATGAAACGATTCGCATTGAAATCGACCCCGCCGCACGGGTCGCGACGATCACGCTGAACCGCCCCGACAAGCTCAACAGCTTCACGCGCGCGATGCACGCGGAGTTGCTCTCCGCGCTCGGCGACGCGCAGGCCGCGCAGGTGCGCGCCCTCGTGCTGACGGGCGCGGGACGCGCCTTCTGCGCAGGCCAGGATCTCGCGGACCTCGACTTCACGCCGGGCGCGATGAGCGACCTCGGCGCCTTGATCGACGCGCACTTCAATCCGCTCGTCCGCCGTCTGCAGGCCCTGCCGTTCCCGGTGATCGCCGCCGTCAACGGCACCGCCGCCGGCGCCGGCGCGAACCTCGCATTCGCCTGCGACCTCGTCCTCGCCGCGCGTTCGAGCAGCTTCATTCAGTCGTTCGTGAAGATCGGCCTCGTGCCGGATTCCGGCGGCACCTGGTTCCTGCCGCAGCGCGCTGGCCTCGCGCGGGCGCTCGGCCTCGCGCTGACGGGCGACAAGCTCGGCGCGGAACAGGCCGAACAATGGGGACTCATCTGGCGCAGCGTCGACGACGCCGCGCTCATGGCCACCGCCGCACAACTCGCCGCGCAACTCGCGCAGCAGCCCACCCGCGCAATCGCGGCCATCAAGCAGGCGATGCGCGCGGGCGTCACGAACACACTCGACGCGCAACTCGATCTCGAACGCGACCTGCAGCGCGAGCTCGGCCAGTCCCACGACTACGCCGAAGGCGTGCAGGCCTTCATCGAGAAGCGCGCGCCGCGCTTCGAGGGGCGTTGA
- the pcaF gene encoding 3-oxoadipyl-CoA thiolase, whose amino-acid sequence MNDAFICDAIRTPIGRYGGALKDVRADDLGAVPIRALLERNPHVDWRAVDDVLYGCANQAGEDNRNVARMSALLAGLPTDVPGSTLNRLCGSGMDAVGSAARAIKSGEAHLMIAGGVESMTRAPFVMGKAASAFSRQADIHDTTIGWRFVNPLMKKLHGIDSMPETAENVALDYGVSRADQDAFALRSQQKAARAQRDGTLAQEIVPVTIAQKKGDPLVVAHDEHPRETSLDALAKLKGVVRPDGSVTAGNASGVNDGACALLLANQAALEQYGLRRRARVLGMATAGVAPRVMGIGPAPATQRLLRQLGMSLAQFDVIELNEAFASQGLAVLRLLGIADDDPRVNPNGGAIALGHPLGASGARLVTTALHQLERTGGRYALCTMCIGVGQGIALAIERV is encoded by the coding sequence ATGAACGATGCCTTTATCTGCGACGCCATCCGCACTCCGATCGGACGCTACGGCGGCGCGCTGAAAGACGTGCGCGCCGACGACCTCGGCGCCGTGCCGATCCGCGCGCTCCTCGAACGCAACCCGCACGTCGACTGGCGCGCGGTCGACGACGTGCTGTACGGCTGCGCCAACCAGGCGGGCGAGGACAACCGCAATGTCGCGCGCATGTCGGCGCTGCTCGCGGGCCTGCCCACCGACGTGCCCGGCTCGACCCTCAACCGCCTGTGCGGCTCGGGCATGGACGCGGTCGGGTCCGCTGCGCGCGCCATCAAGTCCGGTGAGGCGCACCTCATGATCGCCGGCGGCGTCGAAAGCATGACGCGCGCGCCGTTCGTGATGGGCAAGGCCGCCAGCGCGTTCTCCCGGCAGGCCGACATCCACGATACGACGATCGGCTGGCGCTTCGTCAACCCGTTGATGAAGAAGCTGCACGGCATCGACTCGATGCCCGAGACGGCCGAGAACGTCGCGCTCGACTACGGGGTGAGCCGCGCCGACCAGGACGCGTTCGCGCTGCGCAGCCAGCAGAAGGCCGCGCGCGCGCAGCGGGACGGCACGCTCGCCCAGGAGATCGTCCCCGTGACGATCGCCCAGAAGAAAGGCGACCCGCTCGTCGTCGCGCACGACGAACACCCGCGCGAGACCTCGCTCGACGCCCTCGCGAAACTGAAGGGCGTCGTCCGCCCCGACGGCTCGGTGACGGCCGGCAACGCCTCGGGCGTCAACGACGGCGCCTGCGCACTGCTGCTCGCCAACCAGGCCGCCCTTGAACAGTACGGCCTGCGGCGCCGCGCGCGCGTGCTGGGCATGGCGACGGCGGGCGTCGCGCCGCGCGTGATGGGCATCGGTCCCGCGCCGGCCACGCAGCGCCTGCTGCGGCAGCTCGGCATGAGCCTGGCCCAATTCGACGTGATCGAGCTGAACGAAGCGTTCGCGTCTCAAGGGCTCGCCGTGCTGCGCCTGCTCGGCATCGCCGACGACGATCCGCGCGTCAACCCGAACGGCGGCGCGATCGCGCTCGGGCACCCGCTCGGCGCGTCCGGCGCACGCCTCGTCACGACGGCGCTGCACCAGCTCGAACGCACCGGCGGCCGCTACGCGCTGTGCACGATGTGCATCGGCGTAGGCCAGGGCATCGCCCTCGCGATCGAGCGCGTGTAA
- the paaN gene encoding phenylacetic acid degradation protein PaaN, producing the protein MTHPLFAKHEDTLQHALAAIETRGYWSPFAEMPSPKVYGESANAEGEAAFKSHLDQAFRLDQPASGETAAAELSPYGFALGVRYPKSTPDALIAAAAAAQPAWRQAGPTVWIGVSLEILARLNRASFEIAYSVMHTTGQAFMMAFQAGGPHAQDRALEAVAYAWDELRRIPAGAHWEKPQGKNPPFAMQKRYTIVPRGTGLVLGCCTFPTWNGYPGLFADLATGNTVIVKPHPGAILPLAITVRIARDVLREAGFDPNVVTLLATEPNDGALVQDLALRPEIKLIDFTGSTPNGTWLERNAHQAQVYTEKAGVNQIVIDSVDDLKAAAKNIAFSLALYSGQMCTAPQNIYVPRDGIRTADGHASFDDVAQAIAGAVQKLTGDPARSVDLIGAIQNDGVVTRIAQARQLGRVLADSQKLDHPAFPGARVHTPLVLQLDAAERAKFTQEWFGPISFVIGTDSTRQSLDFAGDIAAEHGALTLSVYSTDDAVIDAAHDAAVRGGVALSINLTGGVFVNQSAAFSDFHGTGANPAANAALADAAFVANRFRVVQSRAHVAPKAVPQEAGQTA; encoded by the coding sequence ATGACCCATCCTCTGTTCGCGAAACACGAAGACACGTTGCAGCACGCCCTTGCCGCCATCGAAACGCGCGGCTACTGGAGCCCGTTCGCCGAGATGCCGAGCCCCAAAGTGTACGGGGAAAGCGCGAACGCGGAGGGTGAGGCCGCCTTCAAGTCGCACCTCGACCAGGCATTCCGGCTCGATCAGCCCGCAAGCGGCGAAACGGCCGCCGCCGAGCTGTCCCCGTATGGCTTCGCGCTCGGCGTGCGCTACCCGAAATCGACGCCGGACGCACTGATCGCCGCGGCGGCGGCGGCCCAGCCGGCCTGGCGCCAAGCCGGCCCGACGGTCTGGATCGGCGTCTCGCTCGAGATCCTCGCCCGCCTGAACCGCGCAAGCTTCGAAATCGCCTACAGCGTGATGCACACCACCGGCCAGGCATTCATGATGGCGTTCCAGGCCGGCGGCCCTCACGCGCAGGATCGCGCACTCGAGGCGGTCGCCTACGCCTGGGACGAGCTGCGCCGGATTCCGGCCGGCGCGCACTGGGAAAAACCGCAGGGCAAGAACCCGCCGTTCGCGATGCAAAAGCGCTACACGATCGTGCCGCGCGGCACGGGCCTCGTGCTCGGCTGCTGCACGTTCCCGACCTGGAACGGCTACCCCGGCCTGTTCGCCGATCTCGCGACCGGCAATACCGTCATCGTCAAGCCGCATCCCGGCGCCATCCTGCCGCTCGCGATCACCGTGCGCATCGCCCGCGACGTGCTTCGCGAAGCCGGCTTCGATCCGAACGTCGTGACCCTGCTCGCCACCGAGCCGAACGACGGCGCCCTCGTGCAGGACCTCGCGCTGCGCCCGGAAATCAAGCTGATCGACTTCACCGGCAGCACGCCGAACGGCACCTGGCTCGAACGCAATGCGCACCAGGCCCAGGTGTATACCGAAAAGGCCGGCGTCAACCAGATCGTGATCGACTCCGTCGACGACCTGAAGGCCGCCGCCAAGAACATCGCGTTCTCGCTCGCGCTCTACTCCGGCCAGATGTGCACCGCCCCGCAGAACATCTATGTGCCGCGCGACGGCATCCGCACCGCGGACGGCCACGCGAGCTTCGACGACGTCGCACAGGCGATCGCAGGCGCGGTGCAAAAGCTGACCGGCGATCCGGCGCGCTCGGTCGACCTGATCGGCGCGATCCAGAACGACGGCGTCGTCACGCGCATCGCGCAGGCGCGCCAGCTCGGCCGCGTGCTCGCCGACAGCCAGAAGCTCGACCACCCGGCCTTCCCTGGCGCCCGCGTGCACACTCCGCTCGTCCTGCAGCTCGACGCCGCCGAGCGCGCCAAGTTCACACAGGAATGGTTCGGACCGATCTCGTTCGTGATCGGCACCGACTCGACCCGCCAGTCGCTCGACTTCGCCGGCGACATCGCGGCGGAGCACGGCGCGCTCACGCTGTCGGTCTACAGCACCGACGATGCCGTGATCGACGCCGCACACGACGCGGCCGTGCGCGGCGGCGTGGCGCTGTCGATCAACCTGACGGGCGGCGTGTTCGTCAATCAATCGGCCGCGTTCTCGGACTTCCACGGCACGGGCGCCAACCCCGCCGCCAACGCCGCGCTCGCGGACGCCGCCTTCGTCGCGAACCGCTTCCGCGTAGTGCAGAGCCGGGCCCATGTTGCGCCGAAGGCCGTGCCTCAGGAAGCCGGCCAGACAGCCTAA
- a CDS encoding enoyl-CoA hydratase, which produces MAYENILVETRGRVGLITLNRPKALNALNDALMDELGAALKAFDADDAIGAIVLTGSEKAFAAGADIGMMATYTYMDVYKGDYITRNWEAVRQIRKPVIAAVAGFALGGGCELAMMCDIIFAADTAKFGQPEIKLGVMPGAGGTQRLPRAVSKAKAMDMCLTARLMGADEAERAGLVSRVLPADKLLDEAIAAAATISEFSLPAVMMVKESVNRAYETTLAEGVQFERRLFHSLFATEDQKEGMAAFVEKRKAVFKHR; this is translated from the coding sequence ATGGCATACGAGAACATCCTGGTGGAGACCCGGGGCCGGGTCGGGCTGATCACGCTGAATCGTCCGAAGGCGCTCAATGCGCTGAACGACGCGTTGATGGATGAGCTGGGCGCGGCGCTGAAGGCGTTCGACGCGGACGATGCGATCGGGGCGATCGTGCTGACCGGCAGCGAGAAGGCGTTCGCGGCGGGGGCGGACATCGGCATGATGGCGACGTACACCTATATGGATGTGTACAAGGGCGACTACATCACGCGCAACTGGGAGGCGGTGCGGCAGATCCGCAAGCCGGTCATTGCGGCGGTGGCGGGTTTTGCGCTGGGCGGCGGCTGCGAGCTGGCGATGATGTGCGACATCATTTTCGCGGCGGATACCGCGAAGTTCGGTCAGCCGGAGATCAAGCTTGGCGTGATGCCGGGTGCGGGCGGCACGCAGCGTCTGCCGCGCGCGGTGTCGAAGGCGAAGGCGATGGACATGTGCCTGACCGCGCGCCTCATGGGCGCGGACGAGGCGGAGCGGGCGGGGCTGGTGTCGCGGGTGCTGCCTGCCGACAAGCTGCTTGACGAGGCGATCGCGGCGGCGGCCACGATCAGCGAGTTCTCGCTGCCGGCCGTGATGATGGTGAAGGAGTCGGTCAATCGCGCGTATGAGACGACGCTGGCCGAGGGCGTGCAGTTCGAGCGGCGCCTGTTCCACTCGTTGTTCGCGACCGAGGACCAGAAGGAAGGGATGGCCGCTTTCGTCGAGAAGCGCAAGGCGGTGTTCAAGCATCGCTGA
- a CDS encoding molybdopterin-containing oxidoreductase family protein translates to MNASIRTARAVCPHDCPDTCAMRVSVEDGRAIKVTGDPDHPPTQGVLCTKVMRYAERVHHPERLTTPLKRVGRKGEGRFEPISWDEANRLVAERLGEIAARAPEAIVPYSYAGTMGLIQGESIAQRFFNVLGASRLERTICSAAGAAGLRYTYGASIGMHVEFFEESELILIWGGNPIASNLHFWTRAQEAKRRGAKLIAIDPYRSLTAEKCHQHIALKPGTDGALALGMMHVLIEEDLLDHGYIDTYTLGFEGMKARALSYPPSRAAQICGIPAEQIIELARLYGRTRKSAIRLNYGMQRVRGGGNAVRAIASLPSLTGAWRDRAGGLLMSSSEWAPTNPAGLGRPDLLPGWPDRLPRLINMNAIGDALVHAGDASFGPKIEAIIVYNSNPVAVAPDSAKVAAGFAREDLFTVVLEHFMTDTADYADILLPATSQLEHLDVHKSYGHTHVMANLPAIAPLADARPNTEIFRGFAKSMGLDHPALYDDDEALARIALRWDDPMLQSDWETLKQAGWLKLKIADAPFAAGGFRTPSGKCEFHSPRLEEMGLDPLPDYLPPYESADGAPELAARYPLAMISPPARNFLNSTFVNVASLRATEGEPHLDMHPDDAAERGIADGDTVRIFNDRGALNAKARVTDRAREGLVVGLSIWWKKFAADGRNANEVTSQALTDLGRAATFYDCLVEVERG, encoded by the coding sequence ATGAATGCTTCGATCCGGACTGCGCGCGCGGTCTGTCCGCATGATTGTCCCGATACCTGCGCGATGCGCGTTTCTGTCGAAGATGGCAGGGCGATCAAGGTAACCGGGGACCCGGATCATCCGCCGACACAAGGCGTGCTTTGCACCAAGGTGATGCGATACGCGGAGCGTGTCCATCATCCCGAACGTCTGACCACGCCGCTCAAGCGCGTCGGGCGCAAAGGCGAGGGACGTTTCGAACCGATCAGCTGGGACGAAGCGAATCGGCTCGTGGCGGAACGGCTCGGTGAAATCGCGGCGCGCGCGCCGGAGGCAATCGTTCCCTACAGCTACGCCGGAACGATGGGCCTGATCCAGGGCGAAAGCATCGCCCAACGTTTCTTCAACGTGCTCGGCGCTTCGCGACTCGAACGAACCATTTGCTCTGCGGCCGGCGCGGCCGGGTTGCGTTATACCTACGGCGCCAGCATCGGGATGCATGTCGAGTTCTTCGAGGAAAGCGAGCTGATCCTGATCTGGGGTGGCAACCCCATCGCCTCGAATCTGCATTTCTGGACCCGTGCGCAGGAAGCGAAGCGACGTGGCGCCAAACTGATCGCAATTGATCCCTATCGGTCGCTAACTGCCGAGAAATGTCATCAACATATCGCGCTGAAACCTGGCACGGACGGCGCCTTGGCGTTGGGGATGATGCACGTATTGATCGAGGAAGACCTGCTCGATCACGGCTATATCGATACATATACGCTCGGCTTCGAGGGCATGAAGGCGCGCGCCCTGAGCTATCCGCCGTCGCGCGCCGCCCAGATCTGCGGCATTCCGGCCGAGCAGATCATCGAGTTGGCGCGGTTGTACGGCCGCACCCGCAAGTCCGCGATCCGCCTCAACTACGGCATGCAGCGTGTGCGCGGCGGCGGCAACGCCGTGCGGGCGATCGCGAGCCTGCCCTCGCTGACGGGCGCGTGGCGGGATCGCGCCGGCGGCCTGCTGATGTCGTCGTCCGAGTGGGCGCCGACCAACCCGGCGGGACTCGGCCGTCCCGACTTGCTTCCCGGCTGGCCGGATCGCCTGCCGCGGCTCATCAACATGAACGCGATCGGCGACGCGCTCGTCCATGCGGGCGATGCCTCGTTCGGCCCGAAGATCGAGGCGATCATCGTCTACAACTCGAACCCCGTCGCCGTCGCACCGGACTCGGCGAAGGTCGCGGCGGGATTCGCGAGAGAGGATCTGTTCACGGTCGTACTCGAGCATTTCATGACCGACACCGCCGACTACGCCGACATCCTGCTGCCGGCCACCTCGCAGCTTGAGCACCTGGACGTGCACAAGTCGTACGGGCATACGCACGTGATGGCGAACCTGCCCGCGATCGCGCCGCTCGCCGACGCGCGTCCCAATACCGAAATCTTTCGCGGTTTCGCGAAAAGCATGGGACTCGATCATCCCGCGCTCTATGACGACGACGAGGCGCTCGCGCGCATCGCGCTGCGCTGGGACGATCCGATGCTGCAAAGCGACTGGGAAACGCTCAAGCAGGCGGGCTGGCTCAAGCTGAAGATCGCCGATGCGCCTTTTGCCGCAGGCGGTTTCCGTACCCCGTCCGGCAAGTGCGAGTTCCATAGCCCGCGCCTCGAGGAAATGGGCCTGGACCCGCTGCCCGATTACCTGCCGCCGTATGAGTCCGCGGACGGCGCACCCGAACTGGCGGCCCGCTACCCGCTGGCAATGATCTCGCCGCCGGCGCGCAACTTCCTGAACAGTACTTTCGTCAACGTGGCCAGCCTGCGCGCGACGGAAGGCGAGCCGCACCTCGACATGCATCCCGACGATGCCGCCGAGCGCGGGATTGCCGACGGCGATACCGTGCGGATCTTCAACGATCGCGGCGCGTTGAATGCAAAAGCGCGCGTGACGGACCGCGCGCGCGAAGGCCTCGTGGTAGGGCTGTCGATCTGGTGGAAGAAATTCGCGGCCGACGGGCGCAACGCGAACGAGGTCACGAGCCAGGCGCTGACCGATCTCGGCCGGGCTGCGACGTTCTACGACTGTCTGGTCGAAGTGGAGCGCGGATGA